The DNA sequence TCCCCATTATCCCCGCTTTGCACGTACAACGCGCGGAAAATCTTTCTCCTTCCATTGCAAAGGTGACCTGGTAGGTGCCCCCACTACTACTCTTTGCCGTCAGTGTTACCATCGTTTTGCGTCCCCCAACGAATAAGAGTTTTTACGGCGCGAAGTCGACCGTAAAAAGTATAGTTGAAATGAACCGCGCACGCTGCGTTGTTATTTGGAAATTTATCGGCTCAGTATAGTTGTATGGTTTGATTTTATATCATGAATTGATGGATATTCCAAGACGAAATGGTATAGGTAGGGAAGATTTCGAAACGGGTTGGCCCAAGAAACTGTCGGGATGGGCATCGTTATAAGCAGGAGGCCATGTCTGGTTCGGTACATTGAGCGACCGGACTCTATCGACCAGCTACATTCAGATTGCAGACCTTAACAGCCAAAGGGCCACTGTAGGATTCCCGCTTGGTTGTTTCCTTAGAAAAATAAATCTCTTTCAGGGCCTGAGACATGGTGCCGGAGATTGATCCTCCTTTGATCGGCACGCGTTTATCCCCATCAATCAGATACCCCACGCGAATCTCTCCGGAAAAGGCCCCGGTGACCGGATTGGGTTCAAAGGTAGAAAACTTAAGAAGGTAAAGCACCGGGGAAGGGGACATGAGGTCTTTCAGAGAATAATCCCCGGGTGAGACCACAACATTCGCAAAATCTCCGGTAGGTTCTATTCCCAGGTAATCGGCGTATCGTTTATTGGCAGTACGATTTCTGAAGATGTTATTCTCGATCACCAAAACCCTTTCAGAGGCCAGCCCATTTTCGTCAAAGGATTTGCTCTTCATGCTGCCCGGCAAAAAGGGGTCGCTTATGAGCGTGAGCCTCTCGCCTTTGGGGTTACTCATTATAGGCTCGTTTTCTTTAAACTGAGACCATCCCTGATAGGCGGCCAGGCCGCCGGCCTGGGCGATGAAATAATTAAAAAAGGTATCCAGGGCCTCTTCCGCAAATATCACATCATACAACCCCGTAGGCGGCGGCTCAGCCGTCAACAAATCCCGGGCATAGGCGGCATATTGATTCAGGGTGGGAGCCAACTTGAGGTCGGCATAAAGGCGGCAGCGCTTCAGGCCGTCGATCTCACCCTCTTTATCCTTATTCCCGGCCAGGAGGACAAAATCGAGCATGATTTTTGTCTCTTCACGCTTGGCTCGGAGGCCGGTAGAGTTGAGAAGTGTATATGTGCTTTCCGCCACGAATATCTCAGAAGAACTTAATTCGATTCCCGGATAGCTGAAAGTGATCAACTCCCCGTGAATCTGCTCAAGATAATATGCCGGATCAGATGCAACCTTTGCGTCAAAGGCCTTTACGGCGGAGTAGGCCTGTCCGGATTCGGGCAGGGAGAAGGGCCGGTTGGCAATCAGCCGGGCCATCTCCAGGGCGGATTCAATCTTCGGGCGCGGGAGATCGTCTCCGGTCAGCACAAAAGATGACTCTCCCAGAAAACTCTGACCATCTCTTTCGTACGTAAGATATACTTTTATCTGAAACTCTTCGCTCGTTACTTCCCGGATGTTTTCTACGTCCTGAAAGATAGTATAAAGCTGGGACTCACGGCGCTTCAGTTGGGTTACTTCCCACGCGGTCAGTTCTTTTACAGATGATAGGTAGTCGGCAATATCAGAAAGATACATTTTTATCCTTTCTCAAACCTTATACGTATCTTCATTAATTAGACTTATTTATTGAACTCTTTCGTCTCTGAGCGAAATTTGCTGAAGCAATGGGGTATCCATTCGAGAGCGAGCAGGAAGGGGAAAGTCCGCCTCAGGTGGAAAGGGGCAAAACATTCCCTACCTGCGAGCTCCGAAAGGGTCATTGCGAAAGTTATGGAGCGAAGAGATAAAAGAGTTCATCAGAAAAGTTCAATTATCCTAATCTCGCCTTCAGTCTCAAGTACGGCCCGCCGTCTGTTACTTTAACCCACTCCTTATGCCCCTTGCCGCACATACCCAGGCCCCCGATCTCTATTTTATCGCCAACCATGGTAATGGACTTGAGAAGTTCCGGGACATAGCCGGTTACGATGACCGGGCTGTAAACCTTGCCGGTCAGTCGGCCGTCGCGTATTTCCTCGGTATAGTATCCTTCGAGCTGAATGCCCCATCCCTTGGGATCTTCCATGCCGTTTGAGGGGTGGTCAAGAAAATAGCCGTAGGGGATATCTCGTACCATCTCCTCAAAGGAATTTCTTCCTGGGCCAAAATACGTATTGGTCATACGCGCATAGACCTTGTTCGTAAATGACTCACGCCTCCCGTTGGCCGTGCGGCGCAAGTTTAGCCGAAGGGCAGAGTTAAGGTCAGTCAGGCCGGATTTTAATATGCCGTTTTCAATTATCTGCGTTTCGCTCGCCGGTTGCCCCTCGTGGTCGAAGAAAAAAGAGGCGGCCTGGCCGGGGAGGGCAGGGGAATCGAACATGTTCACCAGAGGGGAGGCCACCTGTTTATTAATGTACTCGGCGCCTTTGGCCCTGCGTTTAAGAAACATATCTGTCTCCATGCCGTGGCCGAAGGCCTCGTGGGCAAACATGCCGGCAAACGCCGGAGAAAAAATACAGTCATAGTGGCCGGGATTAAGACGCTCCGCATAAAGGATGCGGGCACAATCCGTAATGAGCTTGTCGAGCTTTTCTTCAGGCAATGCCGCATGTTCGTAGCCGCCCTGATAGGCGTGTCCGGTATGGAGTTGGGAGGCCCTTTCACCATTACACATCACAACAAAGGCTACCGCCTGGGTTCTTTTCAGGTCCTGATAGAGCTTTTTGTGACGGTTCACGAAAAGTTCCCGTGTCCTCACAAAAAGGTATTGGCAAAGGGCGCTGGTTATCCGTTTATCGGCCCGTTCCACCCGGTCTTTGCAGGACCGGCAGAGGTCTATTTTCCGGGCAAGAGGAATATCTTCGTTTTTTATCTGACGCTGGACGTAAAATTCCTGGTCCGTCATTTCTCCAGGGTCGATTACAGGGCCATCGTAGCGAATCAGGTCTTCTGCTTTTTTGACGAGATCCTGCGCCGTCTTTTTCAGTATCTCCGGCCTAAGGTCGTTTGTCGCCGCTTCCATGAAATGACGTCCGGTGAAGACCGTGAACACTACCCCCCGCTGGGGAGGCAACGGCTCAGCCTTCTGTTCATGGGTCTCTACGGTGACCTTTTCTCCTTCCGTCTCCATAGCCAGGGCGGAGGCGTAAGGGACCTTTTTCTCCATGTCAAAGACGAGATCGGCCAATAGAAATTTAAGCGTCTTAATCATAATTACCATAATACTCAAAGGGCGGGCTGTTGCCAAGAGCAAAAAGCTTGTCCCTGATCTGCCATCAAGACATCATCTGCGGCGTTGCCTTCGATCGCTCCTCCTTGCGGCGTATTGCTCCATACGCCTCAGTCGTCGCTCCTCGGCGCCTTGCATCTAATATCTTGCCGGTGATCAGGAATACTCCATAACCGGATGATGTTAATCTTGATAGCTAAGCTAGACGGTGGATTTGGGTTGTAACGACTATTGTGCACATGCTATTATGGATCATCGTGAAAGAGTGTGGGTAACTTTCTCTTAAAATAAGACAGGCTTTTTATTATCCCCCCTTTAGCAAAGGGGGGCGAGGGGGGGGATTTGAAGGGCAATCAATTATAAAATCTCCACTAACCCCTCTTTTCCAAAGAGGGGAATAGAGAAGGGTAAAAAATTACCCGCTCGATTACGCGAAGCCCCGCTATTACAAATGCAAGAGGTAATAAATATGGTAAGAAAACCAGCCGTAGCCGGTCAATTTTATCCGGGGTCGGCGGCAGCCTTAGAAAGGGAAGTGCGGTCGTATCTGGTTCCGGGGGAGAAGAAGGAAGTCCTGGGGGTTATTTCCCCTCACGCCGGGTATATATACTCCGGCCACGTAGCCGGGGCGGTCTTTTCCCGTATAGCCGTTCCCGATGATGTGATTATATTAGGTCCCAACCACCGGGGCATGGGCGATTCTTATGCCGTGATGGCCGAGGGTACATGGCAGATGCCTAACGGCGAGGTCTCTATCAATAAGGAACTCGCTTCCCTGATACTTGGGCATTCACGCCATATTACAGTTGATTACCGCGCCCATGCTTATGAGCATTCACTGGAGGTGCAGGTTCCTTTTCTGCAGGCGTTAAATAAGGATTTCAGGCTGGTGCCAGTCGTCCTCGCCCATGCGGGCTGGGAGGTCTGCCGGGAGATCGGCGAATCTATAGCCAAGGCCATCAAGGATTACAGCCGGAAGGTGCTTATCGTGGCCAGTTCAGATATGACCCACTACGAGTCTGACAAGTCCGCCAGGCAGAAAGATAAGTTGGCGATTGACCGCATCCTGGCCCTTGATCCGCAGGGCCTTTTAGCCACAGTCCTTAAACACGATATCTCTATGTGCGGGGTTGTCCCGGCAACGATTACCCTGACAGCCTGCAAAGAGCTAGGGGCTACTCATGCTGAACTGGTTAAGTATGCCACCTCAGGTGATGTCAGTGGTGATTACCTGCAGGTGGTCGGGTACGCCGGACTTCACATAGAGTAACCCGGCGTTCAGCTCTCAGCCTAGGAGCAAAACCTTGGCAGAAATGGAATCCTTCGTTCCTTCGCTTCATGGCTTCCGCAGTGACCCTGTCGGGGTTCGCAGACGGAGAACACCTGAATCCTTCTCGCTCATCCTCGATGGGTTCCCTCCTGCTCCAGTAAATTTCGCTCAGGAACATCGGATTCCATAAAAGTGGGGAAAGTTCGGATGTAGTTACGCTTGCTAAAAACAAGAATGTTTATTACATTGGCGGGGTCTGCGGCCCCGTTTTATTTTTTAAGGCGGTTAATTAAGCAGGGAAGGAATCTATAATTATGTCTGAGGTACGCACGCGTTTTTCGCCCAGTCCAACTGGTTATCTCCACATTGGCGGGGCGCGCACCGCCCTGTTTAACTGGCTTTTCGCCCGGAGGCATGGCGGGACGTTTGTCCTGCGGATTGAAGACACAGATGTAGCCCGCTCTACAGAAGAGGCGACCCGGGCTATTCTGGACGGCCTTAAATGGCTGGGTATTGATTGGGACGAAGGCCCGTATTTCCAATCTCAGCGTCTGGATATCTATCAGTCTTACATTGACCGCCTTGTGTCGGAAGGAAAGGCATATTATTGTTCATGTTCGCCGGAGGAATTGGATGCCAGAAGGAAGGCCGCTATGGCCGAAGGGAGAAAGCCAAAATATGACGGCACCTGCCGTAATCGGCGTCTTGAGAAAGGACCGAATACCGTCGTCCGTTTTCGCGCCCCGGAGCACGGAACAACTGTAGTACATGATCTGGTAAAAGGGGCAACGGTTTTTGACAATGCAGAACTGGACGACCTGATTATACAGCGCAGCGACGGCATGCCCACTTACAACTTCGCCGTGGTGATAGACGACATCAGCATGGAGATTACCCATGTTATCCGGGGCGACGATCACCTGAATAATACCCCTCGTCAGATATTGCTCTATGAGGCCTTGGGCTGGCCGGCGCCGGAGTTTGCCCATGTGCCTATGATTCTGGGCGCAGATAAAAGCAGGCTCAGTAAACGCCACGGAGCCACCTCCGTACTGGCTTATAAAGAGATGGGCTACTTACCCCAGGCCATGCTTAACTATCTGACCCGGCTCGGCTGGTCTCATGGAGACCAGGAGATATTCTCGCGGGAAGAATTGATTGAAAAGTTTTCTTTAGAGAATGTGGGTAAGTCTGCGGGCATCTTTAACCCGGATAAACTTCTCTGGCTGAACGCCCATTATATTAAGGAAGAAGACCCGAATAGATTGGCCCGGCTTGTTCTCCCATTTCTGGAACAGCACGGCATTAAGGTGGAAGATGTGTCTTATCTGGCCAAGGCTATTCCTGCCCTGCAGCCGCGCAGCAAGACGCTGGTAGAGATGGCCGGGGGCATGCCCTTTTATTTTAAAGATGAATTGGACTATGAAGAAAAAGCCGCCCGGAAGTTTCTTACCCCGGACATTAAAGGACTCATGCAGCAGATTTTGGAAGAATTAAAAGGGCTTCCTCTCTTTCGACAGGAGGATATGGAGGCTACATTTGAACGTTTCTGCGCCGAAAAAGATATTAAATTTAAACAAATAGCCCAGCCCCTCCGGCTCATACTTACCGGCAAAACAGTAAGCCCGGGCCTGTTTGAGTTGATGGAAGTCCTCGGCCCGGAAAGGGTAGTAAAGCGCTTGGAGCGAGGCATTAAGTACCTCGCCTCTACGGTATGAGAGCGCCTGCCGCATTTTCTTGAAATCCGTATTAGGCCACCATTTAATCTTGACATGACCGGTTTTTTGTATATATTTGACAAGCTATGCATTTTTTATGTGTAGTTTTTAAGTCGCAGATATTACAGGATAAAAATTAGTAAATTATCTCTGATTCTTCCGGGACTCTGCGGCAATTTTAAGTTTTTAAAGGTCCGGCCTTGAAGATAAAGGTACATGACATCCCCCAGGAAGGGTTAAGCTGCCGTGTCGAATACGGGGGAGAGATTCTACAGGATATAACTCAGGTACAGGAGCCGATCGCGGTTAACATAAAGATTGAACGGATGGGACGCGATATCCGGGTCAGGGGCGATATTAAGGCCAGGCTATTACTTAACTGCAGTCGTTGCCTGGAGGATTTTGCATGGGCGCTGGCGGATGAATTCGATTTCCTGTTGATGTTACCCCCCGGAGAAAAGGGTTATCCCGAAATTGAGCTTTCACCTGAGGATATGGACGTCTCTTTTTTTGACGGGGAGACCGTGGATGTGGCGCAGATCGCGGCCGAGCAGATATTCTTGCAGATGCCTGTCAAACCTCTCTGTCATGAGGAGTGTAAGGGGCTGTGTCCGCATTGCGGCGTCAATCTGAATCTTATCTCATGTGACTGCCGGGCAGAGGCGACTTCCTCGGCATTTGAGACGTTGAGAGATATAACACTCAAGGATAGATCATAAAAATAAGGAGAATTTAATATGGGATTACCAAAAAGAAGACATTCAAAGTCAAGGAGGGGAAAACGGCGGGCCCAGCAGGGCTTGGCGTTGTCCGGTCTTTCTCTTTGCCCGCAGTGCCAGGAAACCAAGTTGCCGCACCGTGTTTGTCCTCACTGCGGCACTTATAAGGGCCGGACCTTAATCGAAGTAACCGAATAATAACTAGCTTCCATCCGGAAACTCTAAAATTCCGTATGGAGCACTCAGCAATCAGCGTTCAGCATGAAGTCGGTTCACCGTTCACTGTTGACCGTTTACCGAAAGAAAATTTCGGACAACGGTTAACGGATAACAAACAAGCTGATAGCTGAAAGCGTGAACCCGGAAACAGTGGTTTCCGGATGAACACTAACCATATAACCAACTATGATATGATAAGAGTAGCTGTTGATGCCATGGGGGGCGACCATGCCCCCACCGTGGTCATAGAAGGGGCCGCTCAGGCTGTAAAGGAAAGGCCTCTTTCCATCATTCTGGTTGGCCGGGAAGATCTATTAACTCAAGAAATTGAGCGTCTCGGGGCCGGATCGGGTCATTTTATCATACAAAATGCCGCAGAAGTTGTGGGCATGGATGAATCTCCTTCTGAGGCCTTAAAAAAGAAGAAGGATTCTTCTATCCGGGTGGCGTTTGAGATAGTGGGCCAGGGCCGGGCCGACGCAGCCGTCAGCGCCGGAAATTCCGGCGCCACGCTGGCTACGGCCAGTTTTGTGCTGGGAAGGCTGGAAGGGGTGGAACGGCCGGCTATTGCCGGTGTCCTTCCTACTCTAAAGGGACCGACGGTGATGATTGATGCCGGGGCCAATGTGGACTGTAAGCCCCATCATCTTCTCCAATTCGGTATAATGGGCACGGTGTTTTCTCAGGGTATTTTGGGGGTATCCAATCCGCGTGTAGGTCTGATGAGTATAGGCGAAGAGGGCGCCAAAGGAAATCTGGTGGTAAAAAAGGCGTATGGGCTTTTTTCCGCGAGTTCACTCAACTTTATAGGTAACGTGGAAGGAAGGGACGTCTTTAGAGGCGACGTAGATGTTATTGTCTGTGATGGTTTTGTCGGCAATGTCTCGTTGAAGTTAAGCGAAGGTCTGGCCGAGGCCATCAGTCTTATGCTCAGGGCCGAGATAGAAAAGAGCCTTTTTGCCAGGGCAGGTTATTTGTTATGTAGTAGCGCCTTCCGAAGGTTTAAGAAAAAGGTGGATTATGCAGAGTACGGAGGAGCCCCTCTTCTGGGTATAAATGGCATCGGAATTATTGCCCATGGCCGATCTTGTCCCAGGGCCATCAAGAATGCCATTTTGATGGCTGCTGAGTTTGTATCACAGAAGCTGAACGAACACCTCCTTTCCAATTTAAGAAACAGCGGTGACTTGCAGGCCCTGGGCAGGCGGCGGGTCGTATCTGACAGGTAACACAGGAACAGGAAAATCTGAGGAGAATTTTATTTTGGTACGCACGGTTATTGTCGGCACAGGTTGTCACTTACCGGCGAGGGTATTGACCAACCAGGATCTGGAAAAGATGGTCGATACCTCTGACGAATGGATTACTACGCGTTCGGGAATAAAAGAGCGCCGCATCTCCTCTAAGGATGAACCCTGTTCCTTCCTGGCCACGCAGGCGGCTAAGAAGGCCCTGGATATGGCCGGGATTAAGGCCGCAGAACTGGATATGATCATTGTCTGTACCCTTACGCCGGATATGCTCATGCCCACGGCCGCCTGTCTGGTACAGAAAAATCTTGGGGCAGAAAGGGCAGCGGCCTTTGACCTGTCTGCGGCGTGTTCCGGTTTTCTCTATGGTCTGGCTACCGCCGACAATTTTATCCGGAATAATATCAAGTTAAAAATACTGGTTATAGGGGCTGAGGTTCTCTCCTGTCGCGTCAATTGGAAGGATAGAAATACGAGTGTCCTTTTCGGGGATGGGGCCGGAGCAGTGGTGGTAACCGGTCGTAACGGAAAACGAGGTATCCTCTCCAACCATCTGCACGCCGACGGCGCTCTCTGGAAACTTTTACATATCCCGGGAGGCGGTTGCGTGTCGCCACCCTCCCGCCAGATGCTGGACGACAATCTGCAGTACATTCACATGCAGGGCCGTGATGTGTTTAAGCTGGCCGTAAGGGCCATGGAAGAATCCGCCCGGGAGGCCCTGGAGGCCAATAACTTATCTCCGCAGGATATAGACCTTTACATTCCTCATCAAGCCAATATACGAATTATTAACAGCATCGCTGAGCGCCTGCAACTGCCCAGGGAAAAGGTCTATGTTAATATCCATAAATATGGCAATACATCGGCCGCCACCGTTCCCATTGCCCTGGATGAGGCCAACCGTGAAGGGCGCATCAGGGAAGGAGATTTAATAATGCTCAATGCCTTCGGTGGAGGTTTTACCTGGGGGGCCTCGCTGATTAGATGGTGAAAGATATTAATGAAAGGGTGATTTTCTATGGATTATTTCCTGACTGATGAGCAGAAGATGATTGTGGATCTGGCGCGTAAGATAGCCGAAGAAAAGGTTGTGCCCGTGCGTGCGGAACTGGATGAAAAAGAGGAATTTCCCTGGAAGATAATGGAAGACCTAGCGAAGGCAGACCTCTTCGGAATCTATCTTCCGGAAAAATACGGTGGATTTGGCGGGGGATGCTTTGAAAACTGTCTGGCTGTGGAACAACTCGGGCGCGCCTGTATTGGCGTAGCCACAACCTTCGCCGCCAGCGCCCTGGGGGCCCTTCCCATCCTTTTCTTCGGCAGCGAAGAGCAAAAGCAGAAATATCTGCCGGAGATCGCCAGTGGCCGAAAATTGGCGGCCTTCGGCCTGACGGAGGCCGGGGCAGGAAGCGATGCCGGAGGTATCCGCACCACGGCGACGAAAGACGGCGACGCCTATATTCTAAATGGAACCAAGCAATGGATAACCAACGGCGGTGAGGCGGAAATCTATACGATAATCGCTCTAACGGATCGAGAAAAAGGGGCGCGGGGAGCAAGCGCCTTCATCGTAGAGAAAGGGGATGCCGGGTTTAGCTTCGGGAAAAAGGAAAAGAAGATGGGGCTTCGGGCCTCATCTACACGGGAACTTATATTTGACCATTGCCGCATCCCCAAAGGCCGGCTTATCGGCCGTGAAGGCATGGGCTTTATAATAGCCATGAAAATCCTTGATCTGGCCAGGCCGGGCATCGGATCCCTGTCCGTCGGCCTGGCGCAAGGGGCTTTGGATGCCGCTGTGCAATATGCCAAAGAGCGGGTGCAATTCGGTCATCCCATAATCTCGTTCCAGGCCGTGCAGCACATGCTGGCGGATATGGCTACCCAGACGGAGGCGGGCCGGGCCCTGGTCTATGCCGTAGCCAGATATATAGACAGTAACCCCAAAGATATAAGTAAGGTCTCGGCCATGGCCAAGCTCTTTCCCAGTGATGCGGCCATGCAGGTGACCACTGATGCGGTCCAGGTCTTTGGCGGCTATGGTTACATGAAGGACTATCCCGTGGAGAAGATGATGCGGGACGCCAAAATACTTCAGATTTATGAAGGAACCAACCAGATCCAACGCAGTGTCATTGGCCAGGCACTGAATAAGGAATATAGCCGCACTAAGTAAAGCTCAAAGCTGAAGGCTGAAAGCCAAAAAGAATGACAAAGTTCAAAGCTCGAAGTTCAAAACGTCACTGGTCATTGGTTAAGTTGGAGGATGGATCACTTTTACCAGTGACAAATGACTATTGACTAATGACTAGTTCCCGCCGCGCTGCGCGCGCCGGGAACGGTCTTCGGCGTATCCGGCTTAGGATTCAGAATTCGGGATTTACTTTAGGAGAAATATTAAATGGACATCGTAGTCTGCATAAAACAGGTTCCAAATTCGGCCCATGTCCGTATTGATCCTGAGACCAAAGCCCTGGTACGGGAGGGGGTAGAAAGCATTGTCAATCCCTATGACATGCACGCCCTCGAGGCCGGATTGAGTCTTAAGGAACGTTATGGAGGAAAGGTAACGGTATTAACCATGGGCCCGCCCCAGGCTGAAACGGCGCTCAGGGAGGCCCTTTCCTGTGGCGCTGATGAGGCCGTGCTCCTTTCCGATCGGGCCTTTGCCGGTTCTGATACCTGGGCTACTACCTATATCCTATCTCTGGGCATTGAAAAGATCGGCCATTTTGATTTGATTATTTGCGGAAAACAGGCTATAGATGGGGACACAGCTCAGGTCGGCCCCGGTCTCGCTGAGCGTTTAAATCTTCCTTATGTTACCTATGTGCGGCGGATAGAATTCGTGGAAAACGGCGCCATGCGTGTGCAAAGGCTGATGGACAGTGGATACGACGTGCTTGACCTGCCCCTGCCGGCCCTTTTAACCGTGGTCAAAGAGATCAACGAGCCTCGTCTTCCTACGCTTAAGGCCAAGATAAGGGCCAAGAATCAGCAGATTCCCGTTTATGGGGCCAAAGAGCTTGGCGCTGATGAAAAGAAGATCGGTCTGGCTGGATCATTTACCGAGGTAACCGAGATTTTTGCCCCGAAATGGGATAGAAAGCGCCTGATGATCGAAGGCCCGGTCGAGGAACAGGTAGAGATTTTGCTTAAAAATATTAAACAGATTAGGTATTAAATATCAATATATGAGCATAAGAATAGACCAGGATAAATGCACCGGTTGCGGAACTTGCGTTGAATCCTGCCCCTATGAGGCTATTACCCTGGAAAATGGCATAGCCAGAGTCGGCGATGCCTGTGTCCTTTGTGGAATCTGTGCGGATAACTGTGAGGCCGGAGCTATTGTTATTGAACGGGCCCGGGATATGGCCGGGGAAGACCTTAAGTCCTACCGTGGCGTGTGCATTTTTGCCGAGCAGGGATATGGAAAGATGCACTCCGTCTCCTATGAACTTCTTGGTGTCGGTCGGCGCTTGGCTGACGATTTGGGGGTAGAATTAGTCGCAGTCCTGTTGGGTCACAATGTCACGAATATGGCGGATGAACTGGCCGCCTATGGAGCTGATAAGATATATGTGATCGATCATCCGGAGCTGGCCTGTTACAGCGACGATGCCTATGGCAATGTCCTGGTGGATGTCATCCGGCAGTGTCGGCCGGAGATCTTCCTGGGAGGGGCTACAGCTATCGGCCGTTCGCTTATTCCCCGCGTGGCTACCATGCTCGGCGTCGGCCTTACTGCAGATTGCACAGAACTGTCTATACGTAAGGAAGACCGGTTATTGCTCCAGACCCGGCCAGCCTTTGGCGGGAATGTTATGGCTACCATTGTCTGCCCCAGATCGCGGCCCCAGATGGCCACGGTCCGGCCCAAGGTGATGAAGAAGGGGGATTACACCCCCGGTCGGAGGGCCGAAGTCATTTCTGTTACTCCCGGTTCGGACCGGGTGCGTTCCCGTGTACGCCTGGTAAATTCGGTTAAGGAAGAGACCGATCTGGTCAATGTGGCGGAGGCTGATGTTATAGTCACCGGGGGAAGGGGCCTGAAAAACGCGGAAAATTTTGCCTTGCTGCACGAACTGGCCAGACAACTGGCCGGCGCTGTTGGAGCCACACGGGCCGCAGTGGATGAGGGATGGATATCTTATGCCCATCAAATAGGACAGACAGGGAAGACCGTCAGTCCCAAGCTTTATATCGCCTGCGGGGTGTCGGGAGCGGTACAGCATTTGGTAGGTATGCAATCTTCAGATATCATCGTGGCTATTAACAGTGATCCTGGCGCCCCTATTTTTGATGTAGCTACCTATGGGATAGTCGGGGACCTCTTTGAGATTATTCCGGCGTTAACCAAGAGACTTAAGGAGTCATCAAGCTCATGAGCTTCCAGGGGAAGGTGGCGATAGTCACGGGTGGATCAAGAGGTATCGGCCGGGCCATAGCCCTGCGTCTGGGAGGCCTCGGCGCAAGGGTGCTCATAAATTATACGGCCAATGA is a window from the Desulfovibrionales bacterium genome containing:
- a CDS encoding electron transfer flavoprotein subunit alpha, encoding MSIRIDQDKCTGCGTCVESCPYEAITLENGIARVGDACVLCGICADNCEAGAIVIERARDMAGEDLKSYRGVCIFAEQGYGKMHSVSYELLGVGRRLADDLGVELVAVLLGHNVTNMADELAAYGADKIYVIDHPELACYSDDAYGNVLVDVIRQCRPEIFLGGATAIGRSLIPRVATMLGVGLTADCTELSIRKEDRLLLQTRPAFGGNVMATIVCPRSRPQMATVRPKVMKKGDYTPGRRAEVISVTPGSDRVRSRVRLVNSVKEETDLVNVAEADVIVTGGRGLKNAENFALLHELARQLAGAVGATRAAVDEGWISYAHQIGQTGKTVSPKLYIACGVSGAVQHLVGMQSSDIIVAINSDPGAPIFDVATYGIVGDLFEIIPALTKRLKESSSS
- a CDS encoding acyl-CoA dehydrogenase family protein, which produces MDYFLTDEQKMIVDLARKIAEEKVVPVRAELDEKEEFPWKIMEDLAKADLFGIYLPEKYGGFGGGCFENCLAVEQLGRACIGVATTFAASALGALPILFFGSEEQKQKYLPEIASGRKLAAFGLTEAGAGSDAGGIRTTATKDGDAYILNGTKQWITNGGEAEIYTIIALTDREKGARGASAFIVEKGDAGFSFGKKEKKMGLRASSTRELIFDHCRIPKGRLIGREGMGFIIAMKILDLARPGIGSLSVGLAQGALDAAVQYAKERVQFGHPIISFQAVQHMLADMATQTEAGRALVYAVARYIDSNPKDISKVSAMAKLFPSDAAMQVTTDAVQVFGGYGYMKDYPVEKMMRDAKILQIYEGTNQIQRSVIGQALNKEYSRTK
- a CDS encoding electron transfer flavoprotein subunit beta/FixA family protein, whose protein sequence is MDIVVCIKQVPNSAHVRIDPETKALVREGVESIVNPYDMHALEAGLSLKERYGGKVTVLTMGPPQAETALREALSCGADEAVLLSDRAFAGSDTWATTYILSLGIEKIGHFDLIICGKQAIDGDTAQVGPGLAERLNLPYVTYVRRIEFVENGAMRVQRLMDSGYDVLDLPLPALLTVVKEINEPRLPTLKAKIRAKNQQIPVYGAKELGADEKKIGLAGSFTEVTEIFAPKWDRKRLMIEGPVEEQVEILLKNIKQIRY